The Cryptococcus depauperatus CBS 7841 chromosome 7, complete sequence genome window below encodes:
- a CDS encoding acetate kinase — MPDHKKYLLAINCGSSSIKGKLYILPSFKLQANLAVSNISSKDEQVTIEITWEKGVGKDSSEEAGWGDRIQYASLVPILLDHLIKNTHVEKEEVGYVCHRVVHGGTHEKGIRVVKGHEEGLAEMDKLSEFAPLHNHRAVMAVKSCLEALPHHTSLLLFDTIFHQTIPPEVYTYALPPPDTNLVMPLRKYGFHGISYASIVDSLAEHLQKPPSQVNVVVAHLGSGSSACCIKDGKSIDTSMGLTPLEGLIGGTRSGTIDPTAIFHHTSNAAALTNVGDYSVSRAEIVLNKNSGLAALAGTTNFGTIIKHLSPNSCSKEEHERAKLAYAVYMDRLMGYISQYLFKLLSQIDIGIIDGLVFSGGIGEKASQLRKDVLQKLSWLGAEVDEANNDGKGGVAVRSITKEGSKLQSWVVETDEEGWMAKMAKEEFGF, encoded by the exons ATGCCAGATCATAAAAAATATCTCTTGGCCATCAACTGTGGCTCTTCGTCCATCAAGGGCAAATTGTACATCCTACCGAGCTTCAAATTACAGGCAAACTTGGCTGTATCCAACATTAGTtccaaagatgaacaagTCACGATTGAAATTACATGGGAAAAAGGAGTTGGGAAAGACTCAAGCGAAGAAGCCGGATGGGGAGATAGGATACAAT ATGCCTCCTTGGTTCCCATCTTATTGGACCATCTCATAAAGAACACTCATgtggagaaagaggaggtTGGATATGTGTGTCACAGAGT AGTGCACGGTGGGACTCATGAAAAAGGTATCAGAGTGGTCAAAGGTCATGAGGAAGGTCTAGCCGAGATGGATAAACTTTCAGAGTTTGCTCCTTTGCAT AATCATCGAGCCGTTATGGCGGTCAAATCCTGCCTTGAGGCGCTTCCTCATCATACTTCTCTTCTGCTCTTTGACACTATCTTTCAT CAAACTATCCCCCCCGAAGTATACACTTACGCACTTCCTCCACCAGACACAAATCTTGTGATGCCTCTGCGAAAG TATGGATTCCACGGCATTTCTTATGCTTCCATTGTAGATTCTCTAGCAGAGCATTTGCAGAAGCCACCTAGTCAGGTGAATGTAGTTGTGGCACATCTGGGTAGCGGATCTTCTGCTTGTTGTATCAAGGATGGAAAGTCAATTGATACTA GTATGGGCCTGACCCCTCTCGAGGGACTTATTGGCGGGACACGATCTGGCACGATTGATCCTACTGCCATCTTTCACCACACTAGCAATGCCGCTGCTCTCACCAATGTTGGAGACTATTCGGTCTCGCGTGCAGAAATAGTTCTCAATAA AAATTCTGGACTCGCTGCGTTAGCAGGGACCACAAACTTTGGTACCATCATTAAACACCTTAGCCCTAACTCCTGTTCCAAGGAGGAACATGAGCGCGCCAAGCTTGCGTATGCTGTATACATGGACCGCCTCATGGGCTACATTtctcaatatcttttcaaacttCTCTCCCAAATAGACATTGGTATAATCGACGGCCTTGTGTTTTCTGGTGGTATTGGCGAGAAAGCTTCTCAACTTCGCAAAGATGTCCTTCAGAAGCTTTCATGGTTAGGAGCTGAGGTAGACGAGGCAAATAATGATGGTAAAGGAGGCGTGGCAGTTAGATCGATTACTAAAGAAGGAAGCAAGTTACAAAGCTGGGTGGTAGAGACGGATGAGGAAGGTTGGATGGCTAAGATGgccaaagaagagtttgGGTTTTGA
- a CDS encoding acetolactate synthase, small subunit: MSRKLVSPLRVLYGTRCSEVAGKRWISNRGPAPPKPIDDSTSALDYKLHKTGRRLPHLVTQHPRSPSAEEAVTNILYNTPPSSNEPFKRHRLNCLVQNEPGVLSRVSDADVLDSLVVCQTEIRDLSRMCIVLKGQDGVVEQVRRQLEDLVPVWAVLDYTKTSCVERELLLAKVSILGPEFAEAQLGGPIPDVGFEAAVESQAEAPGFVPANADADKLQRETALARSFESSSFSSSPLYPSRISPTSEITASEALIAKNLHLSAIKTLADQFGGRVVDIAESSAIVELTAKSSRVDAFLSLMRPFGVLEAARSGVMVLPRTPIPKYGDEDDVVGEKEEVDVSMLPPG, encoded by the exons ATGTCGAGAAAGCTTGTGAGCCCCTTGCGGGTTCTTTACGGCACAAGGTGTAGCGAGGTGGCTGGGAAGAGGTGGATCTCTAACCGTGGGCCAGCTCCTCCTAAGCCAATCGATGATAGCACCTCTGCTCTCGACTACAAGCTGCACAAGACGGGACGAAGGCTGCCACATCTCGTTACACAGCACCCAAGAAGTCCAAGTGCAGAGGAGGCTGTCACAAACATCCTCTACAACACCCCTCCCTCTAGTAATGAGCCATTCAAGAGACATCGGCTCAACTGTCTTGTACAGAACGAACCAGGTGTTCTCTCTAGAGTATCAG ACGCTGACGTTTTAGACTCTCTTGTCGTATGCCAGACTGAGATTCGCGATCTTTCAAGAATGTGCATAGTCCTCAAGGGCCAAGATGGGGTCGTTGAACAAGTTCGTCGCCAGTTGGAAGACCTCGTTCCTGTTTGGGCGGTATTGGACTACACCAAGACATCATGCGTCGAACGAGAACTTTTGCTGGCCAAGGTTTCTATTTTGGGTCCAGAATTTGCGGAGGCACAGCTGGGAGGACCTATACCCGATGTAGGCTTTGAAGCCGCTGTCGAAAGTCAAGCCGAGGCTCCAGGATTTGTCCCTGCCAATGCAGATGCGGACAAATTGCAGCGTGAGACTGCCCTTGCCCGTTCCTTTGaatcctcctctttctcttctagCCCGTTGTATCCAAGTCGTATCTCCCCTACATCTGAAATTACTGCTTCAGAAGCTTTGATTGCAAAGAATCTCCATTTGTCAGCTATCAAGACGCTTGCAGACCAGTTCGGGGGGCGAGTAGTGGACATAGCAGAGAGCAGTGCCATTGTGGAACTCACAGCCAAGAGCAGCAGAGTGGATGCATTTTTAAGTTTGATGAGACCATTCGGTGTACTTGAGGCTGCGCGATCAG GTGTCATGGTCCTTCCACGGACTCCCATTCCCAAGTACGGTGACGAAGATGACGTGGTAGgggagaaggaagaagtcGACGTTTCCATGTTGCCCCCAGGATAG